One Massilia sp. 9096 genomic window carries:
- a CDS encoding heavy metal translocating P-type ATPase — MEFDIEGMTCASCVARVEKALNSVPGVENATVNLATERASVAGAAVAPESVLAAIGRAGYAARLRAPASDPSIEPPAAAEAKGLPSWWPVSAAALLSLPLLAPMLAAAFGLRAMLPGWLQLLLATPVQFWLGARFYRAGWKALRAGSGNMDLLVALGTSAAYALSCWQLAAGEAHLYFESSALVITLVLLGKWLEGRAKRQTLHAIRALEALRPATALVRVDGRDQEVALGLLRVGDLMVVRPGERVPLDGRVLEGRSHVDESMLTGESLPVARQAGDPLSGGAVNGEGLLLVEATAVGAATMLARIIRMVEDAQAAKAPIQRLVDRVSAVFVPAVLALSLVTLLAWGLATGDWKGALLNAVALQVIACPCALGLATPAAIMVGTGAAARHGILIKDAEALETAHAVDVVVFDKTGTLTEGRPTLAAVDAHDPRRVTTLAAALQQASSHPLARAVLDVARFNHLAVPEGQDARALPGRGMRARVGADTVWLGNCRLLDEIGAAAVAPDLLDAAHRHEEAGRTVSWLAVQRNGAGAIAVEGLLAFGDRVKPGAAAAVARLRRLGIEVRMLTGDNRGSARAVAAQLGIDHYEAEVLPADKARVVQELGAAGRRVAMVGDGINDAPALAAAAVGMAMAGGTEVAMHTAGVTLMRGDPQLVADAIDVSRRTWRKIRQNLGWAFVYNLVGIPVAAFGLLNPVLAGAAMALSSVSVVTNALLLRGWRPAAATAARTAATIDPGTDMQTGLLPLPVPQPDTQGETTMYELTVEDMTCNHCVGRVTKAVQKIDADARVAIDLPTKTVRIDSHADLERIAAAIDDAGYPVTGRAAAA, encoded by the coding sequence ATGGAATTCGACATCGAAGGCATGACTTGCGCGTCCTGCGTGGCGCGCGTCGAAAAAGCCCTCAACAGCGTGCCCGGCGTGGAAAACGCCACGGTCAACCTGGCGACCGAGCGCGCCAGCGTCGCCGGCGCCGCCGTTGCGCCCGAGAGCGTGCTGGCGGCGATCGGCCGCGCCGGCTACGCGGCGCGCCTGCGCGCGCCGGCGTCCGACCCGTCGATCGAACCCCCGGCCGCGGCCGAGGCGAAGGGATTGCCGAGCTGGTGGCCGGTGTCCGCGGCGGCGCTGCTGTCGCTGCCGCTGCTGGCGCCGATGCTGGCCGCCGCCTTCGGGCTGCGCGCGATGCTGCCGGGCTGGCTGCAGCTGCTGCTGGCCACCCCGGTGCAATTCTGGCTGGGCGCGCGCTTCTACCGCGCCGGCTGGAAGGCGCTGCGCGCGGGCAGCGGCAACATGGACCTGCTGGTGGCGCTGGGCACCTCGGCCGCGTACGCGCTGTCGTGCTGGCAGCTGGCGGCGGGGGAGGCGCATCTGTATTTCGAATCGTCGGCGCTGGTCATCACCCTGGTCCTGCTCGGCAAATGGCTGGAAGGGCGCGCCAAGCGCCAGACCCTGCATGCGATCCGTGCGCTCGAAGCGCTGCGCCCGGCCACGGCGCTGGTGCGGGTCGATGGGCGCGACCAGGAAGTGGCGCTCGGCCTGCTGCGCGTCGGCGACCTGATGGTGGTGCGCCCGGGCGAGCGCGTGCCGCTCGACGGCCGCGTGCTCGAAGGCCGCAGCCACGTCGACGAGTCGATGCTGACCGGCGAGAGCCTGCCGGTCGCGCGCCAGGCCGGTGACCCGCTCAGCGGCGGCGCGGTCAACGGCGAAGGCCTGTTGCTGGTCGAGGCGACCGCGGTCGGCGCCGCCACCATGCTGGCGCGGATCATCCGCATGGTCGAGGACGCGCAGGCGGCCAAGGCGCCGATCCAGCGTCTGGTCGACCGCGTCAGCGCGGTGTTCGTGCCGGCCGTGCTGGCGCTGTCCCTGGTCACGCTGCTGGCCTGGGGCCTGGCCACCGGCGACTGGAAAGGAGCCTTGCTCAACGCCGTGGCGCTGCAGGTGATCGCCTGCCCGTGCGCGCTCGGCCTGGCGACGCCGGCCGCGATCATGGTCGGCACCGGCGCCGCCGCGCGCCACGGCATCCTGATCAAGGACGCCGAGGCGCTCGAGACCGCGCATGCCGTCGACGTGGTCGTGTTCGACAAGACCGGCACGCTGACCGAAGGCCGGCCCACGCTGGCCGCCGTGGACGCCCACGATCCGCGCCGCGTGACGACGCTGGCGGCCGCGCTGCAGCAGGCCAGCAGCCATCCGCTGGCGCGCGCGGTGCTCGACGTGGCGCGTTTCAACCATCTGGCCGTGCCCGAAGGCCAGGACGCGCGGGCGCTGCCCGGGCGCGGCATGCGCGCGCGCGTGGGCGCGGACACGGTGTGGCTGGGCAACTGCCGCCTGCTGGACGAGATCGGCGCGGCCGCTGTGGCGCCGGATCTGCTCGACGCCGCGCACCGCCACGAAGAGGCCGGCCGCACCGTGTCCTGGCTCGCCGTCCAGCGCAACGGCGCCGGCGCCATCGCCGTCGAGGGCCTGCTGGCCTTCGGCGACCGCGTCAAGCCGGGCGCCGCGGCGGCGGTGGCGCGCCTGCGCCGGCTCGGCATCGAGGTGCGCATGCTGACCGGCGACAACCGCGGCAGCGCGCGCGCCGTTGCCGCCCAGCTCGGCATCGACCATTATGAGGCCGAGGTGCTGCCGGCCGACAAGGCGCGCGTGGTGCAGGAACTCGGTGCGGCCGGACGGCGCGTGGCGATGGTGGGCGACGGCATCAACGACGCGCCGGCGCTGGCCGCGGCCGCGGTCGGCATGGCCATGGCCGGCGGCACCGAGGTCGCGATGCACACGGCCGGCGTGACGCTGATGCGCGGCGATCCGCAGCTGGTCGCGGACGCCATCGACGTCTCGCGCCGCACCTGGCGCAAGATCCGCCAGAACCTGGGCTGGGCCTTCGTCTACAACCTGGTCGGGATTCCGGTCGCCGCCTTCGGGCTGCTCAATCCGGTGCTGGCCGGCGCGGCGATGGCGCTCAGCTCGGTCAGCGTGGTCACCAACGCGCTGCTGCTGCGCGGCTGGCGTCCGGCTGCCGCGACGGCGGCGCGCACGGCGGCTACAATCGACCCAGGCACCGACATGCAAACCGGGCTGCTGCCACTGCCTGTACCGCAGCCCGACACCCAAGGAGAAACCACGATGTACGAATTGACCGTCGAAGACATGACTTGCAACCACTGCGTGGGCCGCGTCACCAAGGCCGTGCAGAAGATCGACGCCGACGCCAGAGTCGCGATCGACCTGCCGACCAAGACGGTGCGCATCGACAGCCACGCCGACCTGGAGCGGATCGCCGCCGCGATCGACGACGCCGGCTATCCGGTGACCGGGCGCGCCGCCGCTGCCTGA
- a CDS encoding SDR family oxidoreductase: MKAIVTGHTKGLGAALANNLLARGVPVLGLARTRAPALAAAYPELFGEVELDLADGAALADWMGGGALADYIDGSGAVLLLNNAGMVSPVGPLDEQDPLAVMRAVALNVAAPLALSAAVVRASRGAHLRILHISSGAGRNAYPGWSVYCATKAALDQHARAVALDSGADARGVRICSLAPGVIDTGMQAEIRATPETNFPLRQRFVELKESGALIDPDQCAEQLVDHLLGAGFGDEVVADLRTLAH; encoded by the coding sequence ATGAAAGCGATTGTGACCGGCCATACCAAGGGCCTTGGCGCCGCACTGGCGAACAACCTGCTGGCGCGCGGCGTGCCGGTGCTCGGCCTCGCGCGCACGCGCGCGCCCGCGCTGGCGGCCGCCTATCCGGAGCTGTTCGGGGAAGTCGAACTGGACTTGGCCGACGGCGCCGCGCTGGCCGACTGGATGGGCGGCGGCGCGCTGGCCGACTACATCGACGGCAGCGGCGCGGTCCTGCTGCTCAATAACGCCGGCATGGTCAGCCCGGTCGGCCCGCTCGACGAGCAGGATCCGCTGGCAGTGATGCGCGCGGTGGCGCTCAACGTGGCGGCGCCGCTGGCGCTGTCGGCGGCCGTGGTGCGCGCCTCGCGTGGCGCCCACCTGCGCATCCTGCACATCTCCAGCGGGGCCGGGCGCAACGCCTATCCCGGCTGGAGCGTGTATTGCGCGACCAAGGCGGCGCTCGACCAGCATGCGCGCGCGGTGGCGCTCGACAGCGGCGCCGACGCGCGCGGGGTGCGCATCTGCAGCCTGGCGCCGGGCGTGATCGACACCGGCATGCAGGCCGAGATCCGCGCCACCCCGGAAACCAACTTCCCGCTGCGCCAGCGCTTCGTCGAGCTGAAGGAAAGCGGCGCCCTGATCGACCCCGACCAATGCGCCGAGCAGCTGGTCGACCACCTGCTCGGCGCCGGTTTCGGCGACGAGGTGGTGGCCGACCTGCGCACCCTGGCGCACTGA
- a CDS encoding multicopper oxidase family protein — MTSRRNFLAGGGLALSGAALVTKAGAAAVPEAPQQGSSATAGPLAPPNGRPYNPVVTLNGWTLPWRMKDGVKEFHLVAEPVVREIAPGMKANLWGYNGQSPGPTIEVVEGDRVRIFVTNKLPENTSIHWHGQILPNGMDGVAGLTQPGIAPGKTYVYEFTARYAGTFMYHPHGDEMTQMAMGMMGFWVTHPKDPRQHAVDRDFVFLLNAYDIDPGNYTPNVNTMLDFNLWTINSRAFPGIDPMVVRKDDRVRIRLGNLTMTNHPFHIHGHRFEVAGTDGGWIPRAARWPEVTVDIGVGQMRAIEFVADNPGDWAFHCHKTHHTMNAMGHQVRTMIGVDQKGLAQKINDLVPGYMAMGDKGGSMGSMRMALPENTLPMMDGRGPFGPIEMGGMFTMIKVREGLARGDYRDPGWYRHPEGTVAREWTAAAPDTVRAPGQAGASEAGAPAATVRRGGHGEHGGH, encoded by the coding sequence ATGACCTCCCGTAGAAACTTCCTGGCCGGCGGCGGCCTCGCCCTGAGCGGCGCCGCGCTGGTGACCAAGGCCGGCGCCGCCGCCGTCCCCGAGGCGCCGCAACAGGGCTCGAGCGCCACCGCAGGCCCGCTGGCCCCGCCCAACGGCCGTCCCTACAACCCCGTCGTCACGCTCAACGGCTGGACCCTGCCCTGGCGCATGAAGGACGGCGTCAAGGAGTTCCACCTGGTGGCGGAACCCGTGGTGCGCGAGATCGCACCCGGCATGAAGGCCAACCTGTGGGGTTACAACGGCCAGAGTCCGGGCCCGACCATCGAAGTGGTCGAGGGCGACCGCGTGCGCATCTTCGTCACCAACAAGCTGCCGGAAAACACCAGCATCCACTGGCACGGCCAGATCCTGCCGAACGGGATGGACGGCGTGGCCGGCCTGACCCAGCCCGGCATCGCGCCCGGCAAGACCTACGTCTACGAGTTCACCGCGCGCTACGCCGGCACCTTCATGTACCACCCGCACGGCGACGAGATGACGCAGATGGCGATGGGCATGATGGGCTTCTGGGTCACGCACCCGAAGGACCCGCGCCAGCACGCGGTCGACCGCGACTTCGTGTTCCTGCTCAACGCCTACGACATCGACCCCGGCAACTACACGCCCAACGTCAACACGATGCTCGACTTTAACCTGTGGACCATCAACAGCCGCGCCTTTCCCGGCATCGACCCGATGGTAGTGAGAAAAGACGACCGCGTGCGCATCCGCCTGGGCAACCTGACGATGACCAACCACCCGTTCCACATCCACGGCCACCGCTTCGAGGTCGCCGGCACCGACGGCGGCTGGATTCCCCGGGCCGCGCGCTGGCCTGAAGTCACGGTCGACATCGGCGTGGGCCAGATGCGGGCGATCGAGTTCGTGGCCGACAATCCGGGCGACTGGGCCTTCCACTGCCACAAGACGCACCACACCATGAACGCCATGGGCCACCAGGTGCGCACCATGATCGGCGTCGACCAGAAGGGCCTGGCGCAGAAGATCAACGACCTGGTGCCCGGCTACATGGCGATGGGCGACAAGGGCGGCTCGATGGGCAGCATGCGCATGGCGCTGCCGGAGAACACGCTGCCGATGATGGACGGACGCGGCCCGTTCGGCCCGATCGAGATGGGCGGCATGTTCACCATGATCAAGGTGCGCGAAGGCCTGGCGCGCGGCGACTACCGCGACCCGGGCTGGTACCGTCATCCCGAGGGCACGGTGGCGCGCGAGTGGACCGCGGCCGCGCCGGACACGGTGCGCGCACCAGGCCAGGCGGGGGCGTCCGAGGCCGGCGCGCCGGCGGCCACGGTGCGGCGCGGCGGCCACGGGGAGCACGGCGGCCACTAG
- a CDS encoding PAS domain S-box protein, translating to MNTNPAPRPFAEASAFHAEFNRTDWGATPLGPPAAWPAALRANVGMMLDARVAMGMVWGPQRCLIYNAGYTALLGEKDPWAQGRPIAEVWAEIWPQIEPLVEGAYAGGSPEVHDVPLNIRRNGVLEQGWFTIFCSPLRDDAGQVRGMTSTVIESTARMRAEIEVHELNRTLDQRVIARTAELERSQAHLQSLIRQTAAGFVEADLELRILSANDTFCRIVGRAREDVIGQRVDLLTHPDDRAANRVALGGLRRSGQPFEIENRLLRPDGAAVWVNKIVSPIFEAGQQELSSVIAVVVDVSARREAEARSRDNAERLQLAAEAANLGIWSWDAQRDRAAWENERMFDIMGVARGEEPLSSERFMAELAHPDDVEPYRRALTAAIDDDRAFHFEGRYRHRASGEWRWLEFTGRLHRTPDGRPHRVIGTAADISARKRLIDQLRDAQARLEATLSAGEIGTWMFDLARYKLHADANMAHLHGLSAAEVADASPLAYLARIHTDDLPAIKAGMARARASRELYDCIYRVRGMDGCERVVHARGKVEFEDGQPVRLPGVVIDITRQRAMEAQLREREQRYRTLISSIDEGFCVIELIYDAQGNPVDHRFLETNQAYSRHTGLPDVVGKTARQVAPDIEHTWHKQYAQVAASGEPMRIVQYAEPLGRWFDVFIARAEPESTDKVAIIFRDITAQKQADEALRRLADDLARANRRQNEFLATLAHELRNPLAPIRTGLDLMRLNPGNAASLAKVRGMMERQVNHLIHLVNDLLDLARIQSGKIELKREHVVLQEVAANAVEAALPQVQARTHTLTVDAPPQPMVLDADPNRLVQVIANLLTNAAKYTPEGGNIALALRVERQDALIDVSDNGIGIPADALPTLFEMFSQSRHGRSYAQGGLGIGLSLVKSLAEQHGGSVAAASAGPGQGSRFTLRLPLAPDAPSSAQAGHPEPGTAVQAAPGVPPHARARLRILIADDNRDAAELLAQSLQLEGHTVDIVHDGRAALAAMRESKPDLALLDIGMPGMNGYELAEAIRREPAFDGVMLAAVTGWGAEEDRERSRRAGFDRHLTKPVDLASIAALAGAIAAGKA from the coding sequence TTGAACACGAACCCCGCTCCACGCCCCTTCGCCGAAGCCAGCGCCTTCCACGCCGAGTTCAACCGCACCGACTGGGGCGCGACGCCGCTCGGCCCGCCCGCGGCCTGGCCGGCCGCGCTGCGCGCCAACGTCGGCATGATGCTCGACGCGCGGGTGGCGATGGGGATGGTGTGGGGGCCGCAGCGCTGCCTGATCTACAACGCAGGCTACACCGCGCTGCTGGGCGAAAAGGATCCCTGGGCGCAGGGCCGGCCGATCGCCGAGGTCTGGGCCGAGATCTGGCCGCAGATCGAGCCGCTGGTCGAAGGCGCCTACGCCGGCGGCTCGCCCGAGGTGCATGACGTCCCCTTGAACATCCGCCGCAACGGCGTGCTAGAACAGGGCTGGTTCACGATCTTCTGCTCGCCCCTGCGCGACGACGCCGGACAGGTGCGCGGCATGACCAGCACCGTGATCGAGAGCACCGCCCGCATGCGCGCGGAAATCGAGGTGCACGAGCTGAACCGCACGCTCGACCAGCGCGTGATCGCGCGCACCGCCGAGCTCGAACGCAGCCAGGCGCACCTGCAGTCGCTGATCCGCCAGACCGCCGCCGGCTTCGTCGAGGCCGACCTCGAACTGCGCATCCTGAGCGCCAACGACACCTTCTGCCGCATCGTCGGGCGCGCGCGCGAGGACGTGATCGGCCAGCGCGTCGACCTGCTGACGCACCCGGACGATCGCGCCGCCAACCGCGTGGCGCTGGGCGGGCTGCGCCGCAGCGGCCAGCCGTTCGAAATCGAGAACCGCCTGCTGCGCCCGGACGGGGCGGCGGTATGGGTCAACAAGATCGTCTCGCCGATCTTCGAAGCGGGCCAGCAGGAGCTCTCCAGCGTGATTGCCGTGGTGGTCGACGTAAGCGCCCGGCGCGAAGCCGAGGCGCGCTCGCGCGACAACGCCGAGCGCCTGCAGCTGGCCGCCGAAGCCGCCAACCTCGGCATCTGGAGCTGGGACGCCCAGCGCGACCGGGCCGCCTGGGAAAACGAGCGCATGTTCGACATCATGGGGGTCGCGCGCGGCGAGGAGCCGCTCAGCTCCGAGCGCTTCATGGCCGAACTGGCGCACCCGGACGACGTCGAACCGTACCGGCGCGCGCTGACCGCCGCCATCGACGACGACCGCGCCTTCCATTTCGAGGGCCGCTACCGCCACCGCGCCAGCGGCGAATGGCGCTGGCTCGAATTCACCGGCCGCCTGCACCGCACCCCGGACGGCCGGCCGCACCGCGTGATCGGCACCGCGGCCGACATCAGCGCGCGCAAGCGCCTGATCGACCAGCTGCGCGACGCCCAGGCGCGCCTGGAAGCCACGCTCAGCGCGGGCGAGATCGGCACCTGGATGTTCGACCTGGCCCGCTACAAGCTGCACGCCGACGCCAACATGGCGCACCTGCACGGCCTGTCGGCGGCCGAGGTGGCCGACGCCTCGCCGCTCGCCTACCTGGCCAGGATCCACACGGACGACCTGCCGGCCATCAAGGCCGGCATGGCGCGCGCGCGCGCGTCCCGCGAGCTGTACGACTGCATCTACCGGGTGCGCGGCATGGACGGCTGCGAGCGCGTCGTGCACGCGCGCGGCAAGGTCGAGTTCGAGGATGGCCAGCCGGTGCGCCTGCCCGGCGTGGTGATCGACATCACGCGCCAGCGCGCGATGGAAGCGCAGCTGCGCGAGCGCGAGCAGCGCTACCGCACCCTGATATCGTCGATCGACGAAGGTTTTTGCGTCATCGAACTGATCTACGACGCGCAAGGCAACCCGGTCGACCACCGCTTTCTGGAGACGAACCAGGCCTATTCGCGACACACGGGCCTGCCGGACGTCGTCGGCAAGACTGCGCGCCAGGTCGCGCCCGACATCGAGCACACCTGGCACAAGCAATACGCGCAGGTCGCCGCGAGCGGGGAGCCGATGCGCATCGTGCAGTATGCCGAACCGCTGGGACGCTGGTTCGACGTGTTCATCGCGCGCGCCGAGCCGGAGTCGACCGACAAGGTGGCAATCATCTTCCGCGACATCACCGCCCAGAAGCAGGCCGACGAAGCGCTGCGCCGCCTGGCCGACGACCTGGCGCGCGCCAACCGGCGCCAGAACGAATTCCTGGCCACGCTGGCGCACGAGCTGAGGAATCCCCTGGCGCCGATCCGCACCGGTTTGGACCTGATGCGCCTGAATCCGGGCAACGCGGCGTCGCTCGCCAAGGTGCGCGGCATGATGGAACGCCAGGTCAACCACCTGATCCACCTGGTCAACGACCTGCTCGACCTGGCGCGCATCCAGAGCGGCAAGATCGAGCTCAAGCGCGAACACGTGGTGCTGCAGGAAGTCGCCGCCAACGCGGTCGAGGCGGCGCTGCCGCAGGTGCAGGCGCGCACCCACACGCTGACGGTGGACGCACCGCCGCAGCCGATGGTGCTGGACGCCGACCCGAACCGCCTGGTGCAGGTGATCGCCAACCTCCTGACCAACGCCGCCAAGTACACGCCGGAAGGCGGCAACATCGCGCTGGCGTTGCGGGTGGAGCGGCAGGACGCGCTGATCGATGTGAGCGACAACGGCATCGGCATCCCGGCGGACGCCCTGCCGACCCTGTTCGAGATGTTCAGCCAGTCGCGCCACGGCAGAAGCTATGCCCAGGGCGGCCTGGGCATCGGCCTGAGCCTGGTGAAGAGCCTGGCCGAGCAGCACGGCGGCAGCGTGGCGGCCGCCAGCGCCGGGCCCGGCCAGGGCAGCCGCTTCACGCTGCGCCTGCCGTTGGCGCCCGACGCGCCGTCGTCCGCGCAAGCCGGCCATCCCGAACCCGGGACCGCCGTCCAGGCCGCGCCCGGCGTGCCGCCGCACGCGCGCGCGCGCCTGCGCATCCTGATCGCCGACGACAACCGCGACGCCGCCGAACTGCTGGCCCAATCGCTGCAGCTGGAGGGTCACACGGTCGACATCGTGCACGACGGCCGCGCCGCGCTGGCCGCCATGCGTGAATCGAAACCCGACCTGGCCCTGCTCGACATCGGCATGCCGGGCATGAACGGCTACGAACTGGCCGAGGCGATCCGGCGCGAGCCGGCGTTCGATGGCGTCATGCTGGCCGCCGTCACCGGCTGGGGCGCCGAGGAAGACCGCGAACGCTCGCGTCGCGCCGGCTTCGACCGCCACCTGACCAAGCCGGTCGACCTGGCCAGCATCGCCGCGCTCGCCGGCGCGATCGCGGCCGGCAAGGCTTAG
- the tssF gene encoding type VI secretion system baseplate subunit TssF gives MDELLRYYEEELGLFGQFAREFRARYPKPAGELHLAGESYDDPGVARLIQSVALMSARIKKRLDDDYPKFTESLLESLYPHYLRPLPSHSIVQVGYRTPGEVPEITSTLPRGTMLRSGAGGDALCQFRTVYDVLLAPLRVAGVAFAPVLALGAIHQHGRRPGRGVTAGIAITIDSPGGRADLREALPTVLRLFADGEASLRAALIDSLFLRGAGAWLQVGDDAAWLPLRHAPLRIGGFAEADAMIPFPARSHPALRLLTEYFCYPEKFNFIDLDCAELRALLPPRCSRFTLHLALAGVDPDSDAAHLLRGLDAGSLLPGCTPVINLFPKAGAPLQLSHTSADYPLLADSAHAGAYEIHSVDAVRLVREGARGVTPFTPLYAAAEAHAAAGAQDSAPAARHYWITRRDHATAALSPGHEMRIALLDADFRTTDAAGATLSTELTCTNRDLPTRLPYGRAQGDLRADELAGSAPIRMLRKPTPTRRFDGARGTHWRLIAHLALNHSALTMAGLADFQKMLSLYDLARSPVAQRQIGGIVGLEHGAVRTWLKTAPVATLMPGIGIRLTVDEDAFAGSGLTVFAQVLDRYFALGGQLNCFTQLQVVSRQTGQVLLACAPRASR, from the coding sequence ATGGACGAGCTGTTGCGCTATTACGAAGAAGAGCTGGGGCTGTTCGGGCAGTTCGCAAGGGAATTCCGGGCCCGGTATCCCAAGCCGGCCGGCGAGCTGCACCTGGCCGGCGAAAGCTACGACGACCCCGGCGTCGCGCGCCTGATCCAGTCGGTCGCCCTGATGAGCGCGCGCATTAAGAAGCGCCTCGACGACGACTACCCCAAGTTCACCGAATCGCTACTGGAAAGCCTGTACCCGCACTACCTGCGCCCGCTGCCTTCGCACAGCATCGTGCAGGTCGGCTATCGCACCCCGGGCGAGGTGCCGGAGATCACCTCGACGCTGCCGCGCGGGACAATGCTCAGGAGCGGCGCCGGCGGTGACGCGCTGTGCCAGTTCCGCACCGTGTACGACGTGCTGCTGGCGCCGCTGCGCGTGGCCGGGGTAGCGTTCGCGCCGGTGCTCGCGCTCGGCGCCATCCACCAGCACGGGCGGCGTCCGGGGCGCGGCGTCACGGCCGGCATCGCGATCACCATCGATAGCCCGGGCGGCCGGGCCGACCTGCGCGAGGCGCTGCCGACCGTGCTGCGCCTGTTCGCCGACGGCGAAGCGTCGCTGCGCGCAGCCTTGATCGACAGCCTGTTCCTGCGCGGCGCGGGGGCCTGGCTGCAGGTAGGGGATGATGCCGCCTGGCTGCCGCTGCGCCACGCGCCGCTGCGCATCGGCGGCTTTGCGGAAGCCGATGCGATGATCCCGTTCCCGGCGCGCTCGCACCCGGCGCTGCGCCTGCTGACCGAATATTTCTGCTATCCCGAGAAGTTCAATTTCATCGACCTCGATTGCGCCGAGCTGCGCGCGCTGCTGCCGCCGCGCTGCTCGCGCTTCACGCTGCACCTGGCCCTGGCCGGGGTCGATCCGGACAGCGACGCCGCGCACCTGCTGCGCGGCCTGGACGCGGGCAGCCTGCTGCCCGGCTGCACGCCGGTGATCAACCTGTTCCCGAAAGCCGGCGCGCCGCTGCAGCTGAGTCACACGAGCGCCGACTACCCGCTGCTGGCCGACAGCGCGCACGCCGGCGCCTACGAAATCCACAGCGTCGACGCGGTGCGCCTGGTGCGCGAGGGCGCGCGCGGCGTGACCCCGTTCACGCCGCTGTACGCCGCCGCCGAGGCGCACGCCGCCGCCGGCGCGCAGGACAGCGCCCCCGCGGCGCGCCACTACTGGATCACGCGCCGCGACCACGCCACCGCCGCGCTCAGCCCGGGCCACGAGATGCGCATCGCGCTGCTCGACGCCGACTTCCGCACCACCGACGCCGCCGGCGCCACGCTGTCGACCGAGTTGACCTGCACCAACCGCGACTTGCCGACCCGGCTGCCCTACGGCAGGGCGCAAGGCGACCTGCGCGCCGACGAGCTGGCCGGCAGCGCGCCGATCCGCATGCTGCGCAAACCCACGCCGACGCGCCGCTTCGACGGCGCGCGCGGCACCCATTGGCGCCTGATCGCGCACCTGGCGCTGAACCACTCGGCCTTGACGATGGCGGGACTGGCCGACTTCCAGAAAATGCTGTCGCTGTACGACCTGGCGCGCTCGCCGGTGGCGCAGCGCCAGATCGGCGGCATCGTCGGGCTCGAGCACGGCGCGGTGCGCACCTGGCTCAAGACCGCGCCGGTGGCGACGCTGATGCCCGGCATCGGCATCCGCCTGACGGTCGACGAGGACGCCTTCGCCGGCAGCGGTCTGACCGTGTTCGCCCAGGTGCTGGACCGTTATTTCGCGCTGGGCGGGCAGCTCAACTGTTTCACCCAGCTGCAGGTCGTGTCGCGCCAGACCGGCCAGGTGCTGCTCGCCTGCGCGCCGCGCGCGAGCCGTTGA
- the tssG gene encoding type VI secretion system baseplate subunit TssG — protein MAAAAPIARLLAEPQRFEFFQAVRLLLLWLEEQGVAPGQALERHLRFPNSLSLAFPASQVEALTALPRYAGTLPQFHLTPGFMSLLGAHGALPSHYTERIQAWQAHQADTGLAGAPRAFLDMFSTRMLALFYGAWRKYRVEHAIEGAHDAYLPLLLALAALPRADAGAAAYDAGVPPEALARYAGVLRQRPASAAVLGRVLADHFGVGVAVLEAVGHWDALGAAEQTRLGRAGGVDRASGLLGQSALLGARSWRPDLRVRVRIGPLDRRQFERFLPGGACARALRTLLALFAAPALSYEIVLVLRRDAVRPLQFDAAARGGRRLGIDSVLASVPAPGDRADMRYEIRPLAPLAPLAPLPPPASAADAKSA, from the coding sequence ATGGCCGCCGCCGCGCCGATCGCGCGCCTGCTGGCCGAGCCGCAGCGCTTCGAGTTCTTCCAGGCGGTGCGCCTGCTGCTGCTGTGGCTGGAGGAGCAGGGCGTCGCTCCGGGCCAGGCGCTCGAGCGCCACCTGCGCTTTCCGAACAGCCTGTCGCTGGCTTTTCCGGCCAGCCAGGTCGAGGCGCTGACGGCGCTGCCGCGCTACGCCGGCACGCTGCCGCAGTTCCATCTGACGCCTGGCTTCATGAGTCTGCTGGGTGCGCACGGCGCGCTTCCGAGCCACTACACCGAGCGGATCCAGGCCTGGCAGGCGCACCAGGCCGACACCGGGCTGGCAGGGGCGCCGCGCGCTTTCCTGGACATGTTTTCGACGCGCATGCTGGCGTTGTTCTATGGCGCCTGGCGCAAGTACCGCGTCGAGCATGCGATCGAAGGCGCCCACGACGCCTACCTGCCGCTGCTGCTGGCCTTGGCCGCCTTGCCGCGTGCCGACGCCGGCGCGGCCGCCTATGACGCCGGGGTCCCACCCGAAGCGCTGGCGCGCTATGCCGGCGTGCTGCGCCAGCGCCCGGCCTCGGCGGCCGTGCTGGGGCGGGTGCTGGCCGATCACTTCGGGGTCGGGGTGGCGGTGCTGGAGGCGGTCGGGCACTGGGACGCCCTGGGCGCGGCCGAGCAGACCCGGCTCGGCCGTGCTGGCGGCGTCGATCGCGCGTCGGGCCTGCTCGGCCAGTCGGCCCTGCTGGGCGCGCGCAGCTGGCGGCCCGACCTGCGCGTACGTGTGCGCATCGGTCCACTCGACCGGCGCCAGTTCGAGCGTTTCCTGCCCGGCGGCGCCTGCGCGCGCGCCTTGCGCACGCTGCTCGCCCTGTTCGCGGCGCCGGCCCTGTCCTACGAGATCGTGCTGGTGCTGCGGCGCGACGCCGTGCGCCCGCTGCAGTTCGACGCCGCGGCCAGGGGCGGGCGCCGCCTGGGCATCGACAGCGTGCTGGCGAGCGTGCCCGCGCCGGGCGACCGCGCCGACATGCGCTACGAGATCCGGCCGCTGGCCCCGCTGGCCCCGCTGGCGCCGCTGCCGCCGCCAGCCTCGGCGGCGGACGCGAAAAGCGCTTGA